One part of the Luteolibacter flavescens genome encodes these proteins:
- a CDS encoding ABC transporter permease translates to MSSGSRSLPRFFLAALFHPWTWRMAWRDSRSQRGRLLIFSLAIVSGIAALTAIHSLKASVQTGIETQAKALLGSDLQISSRQPVSAEDLTRLKTMAQSVSRETSFPSMLKFLSGGGTRMVQVRGIEGGYPYYGEVETNPAGGWQKLKEGPGILLEPALLDQFGAKPGDEVELGGLRLPILGSVTKPAPKSSRFSGFAPEAYVRLGDIEATGLLSKNSMSSHQVHLEIPDAAGDLKETIRQAFPDTPWRLETPADRRENLGDALEHFQRFLGILALAALVLGAIGVAGAVHAHVVRRVPTVAILRCLGCPGQVAFAIYFVQAAALGLLGAVVGAGLGIILQTGTLSFFEGELPISVKAAPEWAVVARTTAAGFAVCCGFALLPLLKIRRISPAATLRGGATLEGNTLRALPVYALLLGLLVVLALTNDPEWKRALSLVGGLAVAFAVLVGVAKLLIVVTRRSVNSRMPYLLRQGLSNLHRPRNQTLLFLLSLGLGTFLLVTVLLTGSLIRERMNLTQNAESPNLYLIDVQPDQVAGVRETVEKQGLPVLESAPMVTMRIEAIRGVAVRDVPGLPRWISRREFRSTYRAEMNATETLVAGEWHSSIPDPDQPVPLSLEEKIAGDMKVGIGDELTLDVQGVPVKARITSLRKVDWSRFNLNFFMVFPPGVLEDAPGFHVVTTKTPTQAASGELQRSLVADFANVTAIDLTLILETVRDILSKISTVVSVLAGFTVLAGLPIVIGTMLNGRDVRLRESVLLRTLGASAKQVRTILVIEYAALGVLSALTGVVLAVVGNAALAKFVFQGSPWPDLTVVAGAFVAATGISVIGGLALSRGVCHHSPLEILRGGA, encoded by the coding sequence ATGAGTTCCGGTTCCCGCTCGCTCCCCAGATTTTTCCTCGCCGCACTTTTTCATCCCTGGACGTGGCGCATGGCATGGCGGGACAGCCGGTCGCAGCGCGGGCGGCTGCTGATTTTCTCGCTGGCGATCGTCTCGGGCATCGCGGCGCTGACGGCGATCCACTCGCTGAAGGCCAGCGTGCAGACGGGCATCGAGACCCAGGCGAAGGCGCTGCTGGGCTCGGACTTGCAGATTTCCTCCCGCCAGCCGGTGTCCGCGGAAGACCTCACCCGCCTGAAAACGATGGCGCAGTCGGTCAGCCGGGAGACGTCCTTTCCCTCGATGCTGAAATTCCTTTCCGGCGGCGGCACCCGGATGGTGCAGGTGCGCGGGATCGAGGGCGGCTATCCCTACTACGGCGAGGTGGAGACAAATCCCGCCGGTGGCTGGCAGAAGCTGAAGGAGGGCCCCGGCATCCTGCTGGAGCCGGCGCTGCTGGACCAATTCGGCGCGAAGCCCGGTGACGAGGTCGAGCTGGGCGGCCTGCGCCTGCCCATCCTCGGCTCGGTGACGAAGCCCGCGCCAAAGAGCAGCCGCTTCAGCGGCTTCGCCCCGGAGGCCTACGTCCGGCTCGGCGATATCGAAGCCACCGGCCTGCTTTCGAAGAACAGCATGTCGAGCCACCAGGTGCATCTGGAGATCCCGGATGCAGCCGGGGACCTGAAGGAGACCATCCGGCAGGCTTTCCCCGATACCCCGTGGCGTCTGGAGACCCCGGCCGACCGCCGGGAAAACCTCGGCGACGCGCTGGAGCATTTCCAACGCTTCCTCGGCATCCTAGCCCTCGCGGCGCTGGTGCTCGGGGCGATCGGCGTGGCGGGCGCGGTGCATGCCCACGTGGTGCGCCGCGTTCCCACGGTGGCGATCTTGCGCTGCCTCGGTTGTCCGGGGCAGGTCGCCTTTGCGATCTACTTCGTGCAGGCAGCGGCGCTCGGGCTGCTGGGCGCGGTGGTCGGAGCCGGGCTGGGGATCATCCTGCAGACCGGGACGCTGTCATTCTTCGAGGGTGAGCTGCCGATCTCGGTGAAGGCGGCTCCGGAATGGGCGGTGGTCGCCCGCACGACTGCGGCGGGCTTTGCCGTGTGCTGCGGATTCGCCCTGCTGCCGCTGTTGAAAATCCGCCGCATTTCCCCGGCTGCCACGCTGCGGGGTGGGGCGACGCTGGAGGGGAATACCCTGCGGGCGCTCCCCGTGTATGCGCTGCTGCTGGGCCTGCTGGTGGTGCTGGCCCTGACCAATGACCCGGAGTGGAAGCGGGCGCTGTCGCTGGTGGGTGGTCTCGCCGTGGCCTTCGCGGTGCTCGTCGGCGTGGCGAAGCTGCTCATCGTCGTGACCCGGCGCTCGGTGAATTCCCGGATGCCCTACCTGCTGCGGCAGGGGCTTTCGAATCTCCATCGCCCCCGCAACCAGACCTTGCTCTTCCTGCTTTCGCTGGGGCTCGGCACCTTCCTGCTCGTGACGGTGCTGCTGACCGGCAGCCTGATCCGCGAGCGGATGAATCTCACGCAAAACGCGGAGAGCCCGAATCTCTACCTTATCGACGTGCAGCCGGACCAGGTGGCCGGGGTGCGCGAGACCGTGGAAAAGCAGGGCCTTCCCGTGCTGGAGAGCGCGCCGATGGTGACCATGCGCATCGAGGCGATCCGCGGCGTGGCCGTGCGCGATGTCCCCGGCTTGCCGCGATGGATTTCCCGTCGTGAATTCCGCTCGACCTATCGTGCCGAGATGAATGCCACCGAGACGCTCGTCGCGGGCGAGTGGCACTCCTCGATTCCGGACCCGGACCAGCCGGTGCCGCTGTCGCTTGAGGAAAAGATCGCCGGCGACATGAAGGTGGGGATCGGCGATGAACTGACTCTGGACGTGCAGGGCGTGCCAGTGAAGGCGCGCATCACCAGCCTGCGGAAGGTGGACTGGAGCCGCTTCAACCTGAACTTCTTCATGGTCTTCCCGCCGGGCGTGTTGGAGGACGCTCCGGGCTTCCACGTCGTCACCACCAAGACGCCGACTCAGGCCGCCTCCGGCGAATTGCAGCGGTCGCTGGTGGCCGACTTCGCGAACGTCACCGCCATCGACCTCACGCTCATCCTTGAGACGGTGCGCGATATCCTCTCGAAGATCTCGACGGTCGTTTCGGTGCTTGCCGGATTCACCGTGCTCGCAGGTCTTCCCATCGTCATCGGCACAATGCTCAATGGCCGCGACGTGCGACTGCGGGAAAGCGTGCTGCTGCGGACGCTCGGTGCCTCCGCGAAGCAGGTGCGGACCATCCTCGTGATCGAGTATGCCGCGCTCGGCGTGCTGTCCGCGTTGACCGGCGTCGTGCTGGCCGTCGTGGGAAATGCCGCGCTGGCGAAGTTCGTTTTCCAGGGATCTCCCTGGCCCGATCTCACGGTGGTCGCCGGGGCCTTCGTCGCGGCCACCGGCATCTCCGTCATCGGCGGCCTCGCCCTCAGTCGCGGCGTGTGTCACCACTCGCCGCTGGAAATCCTGAGGGGAGGGGCCTGA
- a CDS encoding prenyltransferase/squalene oxidase repeat-containing protein yields MKARLISLMLCFAGPAVVSAEVADPVFAEWRERVDPAVESALEYLARVQKADGSFPESYGDSTGIPALAGMAFLSKGHLPTEGPYAEALNKSIDFVLRNQREDGLFVKGNAGSGPMYAHNIATLFLSEVSGMVDPERQKKIAAALPPALSLILKAQAVKKDDRHQGGWRYHPGSSDSDTSCSGWALMALRSAKLNGAAVPDQAITDAINYVGRHQHEKEGAFGYMNNSDHARSLTGMGLLCLELCGKHGTPETVKAADYVMKTFRDLPGDQFEFYGNYYNAQGTFQIGGRYWSEYATWMYDTYLKKQTDDGSWNSREAGRVYGTCMMVLAFTVPYRQLPIYQRDETVDEAE; encoded by the coding sequence ATGAAAGCCCGTCTGATTTCCCTGATGCTCTGTTTCGCAGGTCCCGCCGTCGTCTCGGCGGAGGTGGCGGATCCCGTCTTCGCCGAGTGGCGGGAACGCGTCGATCCCGCGGTCGAGTCGGCCTTGGAATACCTCGCGCGCGTCCAGAAGGCGGACGGCTCCTTTCCAGAGAGCTATGGCGACTCCACCGGTATCCCGGCGCTCGCGGGCATGGCCTTCCTCTCAAAGGGTCACCTGCCTACCGAGGGGCCGTATGCCGAGGCGCTGAATAAGAGCATCGACTTCGTGCTCCGGAACCAGCGCGAGGACGGGCTTTTCGTGAAGGGCAATGCCGGCAGCGGTCCGATGTATGCCCACAATATCGCCACGCTCTTTCTTTCGGAAGTCAGCGGCATGGTCGATCCGGAGCGGCAGAAGAAGATCGCCGCGGCGCTGCCCCCCGCGCTCAGCCTGATCCTGAAGGCGCAGGCGGTGAAGAAGGACGACCGCCATCAGGGCGGCTGGCGTTATCACCCAGGCTCATCGGACAGCGACACCTCGTGCAGCGGCTGGGCGCTCATGGCGCTGCGCTCGGCGAAGCTGAATGGCGCTGCGGTGCCGGATCAGGCGATCACCGATGCGATCAACTACGTCGGCCGCCACCAGCACGAGAAGGAGGGGGCCTTTGGCTACATGAACAACTCCGACCACGCCCGCTCCCTCACCGGCATGGGCCTCCTCTGCCTGGAGCTCTGCGGGAAGCATGGCACCCCGGAGACGGTGAAGGCCGCGGACTACGTCATGAAGACCTTTCGCGACCTGCCGGGCGACCAGTTCGAATTCTACGGGAACTACTACAACGCGCAGGGCACCTTCCAGATCGGCGGGCGCTACTGGAGCGAGTACGCGACCTGGATGTATGACACCTACTTGAAAAAGCAGACCGACGACGGCTCATGGAACAGCCGGGAGGCCGGCCGCGTCTATGGCACCTGCATGATGGTGCTCGCCTTCACGGTGCCCTACCGCCAGCTCCCGATCTACCAGCGGGACGAGACGGTGGACGAGGCCGAGTGA
- a CDS encoding TraR/DksA family transcriptional regulator codes for MAEKKQPAKKAETAKPAKKSEKASPKAEAKKPAAETESADEVVEIKPPAGPVKISGFVLTQRQRLLDLRDELVDAMSGMTGEIRNAPEGSEASGSGMHQGDAGSDAYDRDFALSVLAKEQDALYEIEQALRRIDRGVYGVCEMSGKSIPQARLEAIPFARLTVECQAQWEKEYGNRRFRPSNEVGFSGGNYADDDDSESVSLDEDDD; via the coding sequence ATGGCCGAAAAGAAGCAACCTGCGAAGAAGGCGGAAACCGCCAAGCCCGCGAAGAAGTCCGAGAAGGCTTCGCCAAAGGCTGAAGCGAAGAAGCCCGCCGCCGAAACCGAATCCGCCGACGAGGTCGTGGAGATCAAGCCTCCTGCCGGTCCGGTGAAGATCAGCGGCTTTGTCCTCACGCAGCGCCAGCGTCTTCTCGACCTCCGCGACGAGCTGGTGGACGCCATGTCCGGCATGACCGGCGAGATCCGCAATGCCCCCGAGGGCAGCGAGGCCTCCGGCAGCGGCATGCACCAGGGCGACGCCGGCAGCGATGCCTATGACCGCGACTTCGCCCTCAGCGTGCTGGCGAAGGAGCAGGACGCCCTCTACGAGATCGAGCAGGCCCTCCGCCGCATCGACCGCGGCGTCTATGGCGTCTGCGAAATGTCCGGCAAAAGCATCCCCCAGGCTCGCCTGGAGGCGATTCCTTTCGCCCGTCTGACCGTCGAGTGCCAGGCCCAGTGGGAGAAGGAATATGGCAATCGCCGCTTCCGTCCGTCCAATGAAGTCGGCTTCTCCGGCGGAAATTATGCGGATGATGACGATTCTGAGTCGGTTTCGCTTGACGAGGACGACGACTAA
- the rpmG gene encoding 50S ribosomal protein L33: protein MPREIIILECTEARAEGKPPSRYVTTRNKKSLRTPGRLEKVKFNPNLQRRTVHRELR from the coding sequence ATGCCTCGCGAAATTATCATCCTCGAATGCACGGAAGCCCGTGCCGAAGGCAAGCCGCCTTCGCGCTACGTGACCACGCGCAACAAGAAAAGCCTGCGCACCCCGGGTCGCTTGGAGAAGGTCAAGTTCAATCCGAATCTCCAGCGCCGCACCGTCCACCGCGAACTCCGCTAA
- a CDS encoding helix-turn-helix domain-containing protein, giving the protein MSDTAVFERELVFRTPDFPLDVSIWDNHPDYPEITHDFCEITLILSGTAFKLVAGREYPLKAGDVFALHGAIPHGYRNTRNLKVVNVTYDPSLLGNVEFDVGELPGYQDLFYARTNGEGYRVMHLDLARLEEVQKLSRAIEKELHPGPTRRRAVRYQDRKQTSVENSEPLPRDRGCQFMAMAHFMNLVGLLSRWRFYKPKLVSEKIMNIERALDYLEQNFAEPLDHLELARRVGMSHRNFHRIFHRITGLTPSAQLQRVRVKKAAHLLQTTDKSVTEIALQCGFADGSYFTRCFGKQIGMTPRHFREKGSEAAR; this is encoded by the coding sequence ATGTCCGATACAGCCGTATTTGAGCGTGAACTGGTCTTCCGCACTCCGGACTTCCCGCTCGATGTGTCGATCTGGGACAATCATCCGGACTATCCGGAGATCACGCACGACTTCTGCGAGATCACCCTCATCCTCAGCGGTACCGCCTTCAAGCTGGTGGCGGGGCGCGAATATCCCCTGAAGGCGGGCGACGTCTTCGCCCTGCACGGAGCGATCCCGCACGGCTATCGCAACACGCGGAATCTCAAGGTCGTCAATGTCACCTACGATCCCTCCCTGCTGGGGAATGTGGAATTCGACGTGGGCGAGCTGCCCGGCTACCAGGATCTCTTCTACGCGCGGACAAATGGCGAGGGCTATCGCGTGATGCATCTCGACCTCGCCCGGCTGGAGGAGGTGCAGAAGCTCTCCCGTGCGATCGAGAAGGAGCTGCACCCCGGTCCGACCCGCCGCCGGGCCGTCCGCTACCAGGACCGGAAGCAGACTTCCGTGGAGAATTCCGAGCCGCTGCCGCGGGATCGCGGCTGCCAGTTCATGGCCATGGCGCACTTCATGAATCTCGTCGGGCTTCTATCCCGCTGGCGATTCTACAAGCCGAAGCTGGTCTCGGAGAAGATCATGAACATCGAGCGCGCGCTGGACTACCTGGAGCAAAACTTCGCGGAGCCGCTCGATCACCTCGAACTCGCGCGTCGCGTGGGCATGTCGCACCGGAATTTCCACCGAATCTTCCACCGCATCACCGGCCTCACCCCCTCGGCCCAGCTCCAGCGCGTGCGGGTGAAAAAGGCCGCCCACCTTTTGCAAACCACCGACAAGTCCGTGACCGAGATCGCCCTCCAATGCGGCTTCGCCGACGGCAGCTACTTCACCCGCTGCTTCGGCAAGCAGATCGGCATGACGCCACGGCACTTCCGGGAAAAGGGCAGCGAGGCAGCCCGCTGA
- a CDS encoding host attachment protein yields MEPLIILSNLGRVRALAFRAAGDDPRQQDHLSEIPNSRVELRPQSVTKVVTDQAGRAPQSGPVGLAGGMSFGEMHGLETELEKQALARIAMEIGDRVAEEGNPRWHLVAPATILPALQKALPAEARKTLASTSTGDLTKLPIAKLEAHLMHGSASK; encoded by the coding sequence ATGGAACCGCTTATCATCCTTTCCAATCTCGGCCGGGTGCGAGCCCTGGCATTCCGGGCTGCGGGCGACGACCCGCGGCAACAAGACCATCTCAGCGAAATCCCGAACAGCCGGGTGGAACTGCGACCCCAGTCCGTCACGAAGGTCGTGACCGACCAAGCAGGACGCGCTCCGCAAAGCGGCCCAGTGGGTCTTGCGGGCGGGATGTCCTTCGGGGAAATGCACGGCTTGGAGACGGAACTCGAAAAGCAGGCGCTCGCGAGGATCGCGATGGAGATTGGCGACCGTGTCGCGGAGGAAGGCAATCCCCGCTGGCACCTCGTGGCGCCCGCCACCATCCTGCCCGCACTCCAGAAAGCGCTCCCCGCGGAAGCAAGGAAGACCCTCGCCAGCACCTCGACCGGTGACCTGACGAAGCTGCCGATCGCCAAGCTGGAGGCCCACCTGATGCACGGCAGCGCGTCGAAGTGA
- a CDS encoding FHA domain-containing protein — MPRVTITVADRTPQPYRFLLDRMKVNMGRGSENDIVIDDGSVSVRHAVMERIDGGYQLRDVGSTNGIKLEGIQKEIIPLRHGLSVKIGDVAFDFTLTEEEREALAREKPPEESPIIKEDPSAAAAGGGPRKAANAPGAGPQRVIVQSSQPSAAASFFMTLIFLVLAAGAFYVGLTVRHEKETGGNLLEAIKSGRANAPALPENLVPAGEKAAE, encoded by the coding sequence ATGCCTCGCGTCACCATCACCGTCGCCGACCGGACCCCGCAGCCCTACCGCTTCCTGCTTGATCGCATGAAGGTCAATATGGGGCGCGGCAGCGAGAACGACATCGTGATCGATGACGGCTCGGTCTCCGTGCGCCACGCGGTGATGGAGCGGATCGATGGCGGTTACCAGCTCCGCGATGTGGGCTCGACGAACGGCATCAAGCTGGAGGGCATCCAGAAGGAAATTATTCCCCTGCGTCACGGGCTCTCCGTGAAAATCGGCGATGTCGCCTTCGACTTCACCCTGACGGAGGAGGAGCGCGAGGCGCTGGCCCGCGAGAAGCCGCCGGAGGAATCCCCCATCATCAAGGAAGATCCCTCCGCCGCTGCTGCCGGTGGTGGCCCGCGCAAGGCCGCCAATGCCCCGGGAGCCGGTCCGCAGCGCGTGATCGTCCAGTCCTCGCAGCCCAGCGCGGCGGCGAGCTTTTTCATGACCTTGATCTTCCTCGTCCTCGCGGCGGGTGCCTTCTACGTGGGTCTGACCGTGCGCCACGAAAAGGAGACGGGCGGCAACCTGCTCGAGGCCATCAAGTCCGGGCGCGCCAACGCCCCCGCCCTGCCGGAGAACCTGGTTCCCGCGGGCGAAAAGGCAGCCGAGTAA
- the rpsR gene encoding 30S ribosomal protein S18: MTEPKTVERRIRFRKSNRKMTTRRHDIPAAEVHFLNPDLLSKFTSETGKILPRRVTGVSAKLHRKITRQIKRSRAVNLMQ; encoded by the coding sequence ATGACCGAACCGAAGACCGTCGAACGCCGGATCCGCTTCCGCAAGTCGAACCGCAAAATGACCACCCGCCGGCACGACATCCCGGCGGCCGAGGTCCATTTCCTGAATCCCGATCTCCTTTCGAAGTTCACTTCGGAGACCGGCAAGATCCTGCCTCGTCGCGTGACCGGTGTTTCGGCCAAGCTTCACCGCAAGATCACCCGTCAGATCAAGCGCTCCCGCGCTGTCAACCTGATGCAGTAA
- a CDS encoding DUF4038 domain-containing protein has product MIPTSPRFSFILGSGLALPLLTGALEAADFTAEQWRVAEIPLTSAIAYPDPFQDVEVTATFTGPGGQIITRPAFWDGGNTWRVRFAPTATGEWTMTTTCTDAGNSGLQGITRSVQCDAYTGTLPLYQRGFVKVAPSGRYFTYADGTPFFYLGDTHWIFIHERFSTSNVPGVPSQFKYTVDKRVDQGFTVFQSESIHVPHGEGAHDDPSEEPHADFTDGFTAADLPGLENMDRKFAYVADKGLLHAHAGITWAQDPANPVFTEDYMGRLGRYWAARFGAYPVLWTVAQEIDPYMYGAFNATTIQRWFAGAQGMTEHDGYGHPLGAHMENMGSIASDPRRSTWSAKPYHKWWPVQMQGDLSGHTGPRNFYNSTPAKPVVLYEGPYDHFWTDTKGARGAGYKAFQWGMCGYGYGAAGVWNDIYALGDYGTAYQMPARYMDWHTGANLPAGQQMTYLRNFYTSLEWWKLVPRFDDAAWSAFVEPARSLLSSDGDKTFVVYFFGSGTTTGTLRGMAATTYEASWFDPRTGATTKIGGVTPVNGQWNLPARPDAEDWVLLVKQAPATVMPSPAAGANASASQKTVSWTTPGMPSNLSYEVRFGDATRYDITRPHSNLYLITPPGGTTATTWPLPSSLVPGTNYYWMLSVTDPATSSTTDYTFYFTTVGGAATVPVPNGSFEIPGQLEGQNWARVSPAWNPGVVANGYQQNNLNSPASAHMSATSANGGNWFALINANVGKISQSLNTMVSVGDTVSVTFQGGRGRTGVSTAAGGTFNASLVVGTTKYTIPVNTSLQANNAWQPYTITQTVTNGGPLGIEFSAVSGDPWLDNIGAVTITPAPVYSVTLDGPAEGQRYLSGSEVTATATVANGTGPYTVSYELSRDGGAWTDAGSSSAAPYTANFGALANGSYQLRATVTDRGAANATLTSMQRSFIVSPVRLIPVENGSFETTGTLTTNSWARIAPGWNPGTTAAAGYQQNSAADTNSRHLSHTSPGGGVWFALMNANTISITRDLGSTVEAGDTLAMNFYAGRGSAGLSTAPGGVFKAEFIVGTTVYDMVVDTTTQGYDTWQLHTLAKTIENGGNLSIRFTAVSGDPWLDNISAVSVTKAGSGASYDAWISGQEGVAMEDRGFSGDADKDGVANGLVWLLGGDSVLSGGLQLAPTGVANPDGTLTLTFNCLGPASRGPATVAVQYSDDNQAWQTAAVPDISSTVNGVEFTVEGTDLLHVTAKIPPVHNGDPRLFGRVTAAMPE; this is encoded by the coding sequence ATGATCCCAACCAGCCCTCGTTTCAGTTTCATCCTCGGTTCCGGCCTAGCCCTTCCCCTGCTCACCGGCGCACTGGAAGCTGCGGACTTCACCGCCGAGCAATGGAGGGTGGCGGAAATCCCGCTCACCAGCGCCATCGCTTACCCGGACCCTTTCCAGGATGTCGAGGTGACGGCGACCTTCACGGGACCCGGCGGACAGATCATCACGCGTCCGGCCTTCTGGGATGGAGGGAATACCTGGCGGGTGCGCTTCGCCCCGACGGCCACCGGCGAGTGGACCATGACGACCACCTGCACCGACGCGGGAAACAGCGGGCTGCAGGGCATCACCCGCAGCGTCCAGTGCGATGCCTACACCGGCACGCTGCCACTTTACCAACGCGGCTTCGTCAAGGTCGCGCCGAGCGGGCGCTACTTCACGTATGCGGACGGCACGCCCTTCTTCTACCTCGGGGACACGCACTGGATCTTCATCCATGAGCGCTTCTCGACGTCGAATGTCCCGGGAGTCCCGTCGCAGTTCAAATACACCGTGGACAAGCGCGTGGATCAGGGATTCACCGTCTTCCAGTCGGAGTCCATCCACGTGCCCCACGGAGAAGGAGCGCACGACGACCCGTCCGAGGAGCCGCATGCGGATTTCACGGATGGCTTCACCGCGGCAGACCTGCCGGGCTTGGAAAACATGGACCGCAAGTTCGCCTACGTCGCGGACAAGGGCCTGCTGCATGCCCATGCGGGGATCACCTGGGCACAAGACCCTGCGAACCCGGTCTTCACGGAAGATTACATGGGACGTCTCGGTCGCTACTGGGCGGCCCGTTTCGGGGCCTACCCGGTCCTGTGGACCGTGGCACAGGAGATCGATCCCTACATGTATGGCGCTTTCAATGCGACCACCATCCAGCGGTGGTTCGCAGGAGCGCAGGGCATGACGGAGCATGACGGCTATGGCCATCCCCTCGGAGCGCACATGGAGAACATGGGAAGCATCGCGTCCGATCCCAGGCGCTCGACGTGGTCGGCCAAACCCTACCACAAGTGGTGGCCGGTGCAGATGCAGGGGGATCTCAGCGGTCATACAGGACCGCGGAATTTCTACAACAGCACCCCTGCCAAGCCGGTGGTGCTTTACGAGGGACCCTACGATCATTTCTGGACGGACACGAAGGGCGCGCGCGGTGCGGGCTACAAGGCCTTCCAGTGGGGCATGTGCGGCTATGGCTACGGTGCCGCGGGCGTGTGGAATGACATCTACGCCCTGGGCGACTATGGCACCGCCTACCAGATGCCCGCCCGCTACATGGACTGGCATACCGGGGCAAATCTACCCGCCGGCCAGCAGATGACCTACCTGAGGAACTTCTACACCTCGCTGGAGTGGTGGAAGCTCGTGCCGCGCTTCGACGATGCGGCCTGGTCGGCTTTTGTGGAGCCCGCCCGTTCGCTTCTTTCCTCCGATGGGGACAAGACCTTCGTGGTCTACTTCTTCGGCAGCGGCACCACCACCGGCACGCTCCGCGGCATGGCCGCCACGACCTACGAAGCATCGTGGTTCGATCCCCGGACAGGTGCCACCACGAAGATCGGCGGCGTGACTCCGGTCAACGGCCAGTGGAACCTGCCCGCGCGTCCGGACGCGGAAGACTGGGTGCTGCTCGTGAAGCAGGCTCCTGCCACGGTGATGCCCTCCCCTGCTGCGGGCGCGAATGCCTCGGCATCGCAGAAGACGGTCTCCTGGACCACCCCGGGGATGCCTTCCAACCTTTCCTATGAGGTGCGCTTCGGCGATGCCACGCGCTACGACATCACGCGCCCGCACTCGAATCTCTACCTGATCACCCCGCCCGGAGGCACCACGGCCACCACCTGGCCGCTGCCTTCATCGCTGGTGCCCGGCACCAATTACTACTGGATGCTCTCCGTGACGGACCCGGCCACGTCCAGCACCACGGACTATACCTTCTACTTCACCACGGTCGGAGGGGCCGCAACGGTGCCGGTGCCAAATGGCAGCTTTGAAATCCCAGGGCAGCTCGAAGGCCAGAACTGGGCGCGTGTCTCCCCGGCATGGAATCCGGGGGTGGTGGCGAACGGCTATCAGCAGAACAACCTGAACTCGCCGGCCAGCGCGCACATGTCCGCTACCAGCGCGAACGGCGGAAACTGGTTCGCGCTGATCAATGCGAATGTTGGCAAGATCAGCCAGAGCCTGAACACGATGGTCAGTGTCGGAGACACCGTGTCGGTGACATTCCAAGGCGGACGCGGAAGGACCGGCGTATCCACCGCGGCGGGCGGCACCTTCAACGCCTCCCTCGTCGTGGGCACCACGAAATACACGATCCCCGTGAACACCAGCCTGCAGGCGAACAACGCCTGGCAGCCCTACACGATCACCCAGACCGTCACCAATGGCGGCCCGCTCGGCATCGAATTCAGCGCCGTGAGCGGCGACCCGTGGCTGGACAACATCGGCGCCGTCACCATCACCCCCGCTCCCGTTTACTCGGTCACGCTGGACGGGCCAGCGGAAGGCCAGCGCTACCTCAGCGGCAGCGAAGTCACGGCGACCGCCACCGTGGCAAACGGCACCGGCCCCTACACGGTCAGCTACGAGCTCAGCCGCGACGGCGGCGCATGGACCGACGCGGGCAGCAGCTCCGCGGCTCCCTACACGGCAAACTTCGGTGCGCTTGCGAATGGCTCCTATCAGTTGCGTGCCACCGTGACGGACCGAGGTGCGGCCAATGCCACGCTCACCTCGATGCAACGGTCATTCATCGTTTCGCCGGTACGCTTGATCCCGGTGGAGAACGGCAGCTTCGAGACGACGGGGACCCTCACCACCAATTCGTGGGCCCGCATCGCTCCCGGCTGGAATCCGGGAACCACTGCCGCGGCTGGCTACCAACAGAACAGCGCGGCCGATACGAATTCGCGCCACCTCTCGCACACCAGTCCCGGCGGCGGCGTGTGGTTCGCGCTGATGAATGCGAACACGATCTCGATCACCCGCGACCTCGGCTCCACGGTGGAGGCGGGCGACACGCTGGCGATGAACTTCTACGCAGGCAGAGGTTCCGCGGGCCTGTCCACTGCTCCGGGCGGCGTCTTCAAGGCGGAGTTCATCGTGGGCACCACCGTGTATGACATGGTCGTGGACACGACCACGCAGGGTTACGACACGTGGCAGCTCCACACGCTCGCGAAAACCATCGAGAACGGCGGCAACCTCTCCATCCGCTTCACCGCGGTGAGCGGCGATCCGTGGCTGGACAACATCAGCGCCGTGAGCGTGACGAAGGCAGGCAGCGGAGCATCCTACGATGCCTGGATTTCCGGCCAAGAAGGCGTGGCCATGGAAGACCGCGGCTTCTCCGGAGATGCCGACAAGGATGGTGTCGCCAACGGCCTCGTCTGGCTCCTCGGCGGCGACAGCGTGCTTTCCGGAGGCCTCCAGCTTGCGCCCACCGGAGTGGCAAATCCCGATGGCACCCTGACCCTCACCTTCAATTGCCTGGGACCCGCCAGCCGCGGACCGGCCACCGTGGCGGTGCAGTATAGCGACGACAACCAGGCCTGGCAGACCGCAGCGGTGCCCGACATCAGCAGCACGGTCAATGGAGTGGAGTTCACGGTGGAAGGCACCGACCTCCTTCACGTGACCGCGAAGATCCCGCCGGTCCACAATGGCGATCCCCGGCTCTTCGGCCGGGTGACCGCCGCCATGCCGGAATGA